The following proteins are co-located in the Streptococcus downei MFe28 genome:
- a CDS encoding folate family ECF transporter S component — protein MFSKPFFPKLSTRQLVTLAMLMALSVVVSKFSIPIIPGQLTISLTFIIGAMIGAIGGPAYGFIALALIDIIDSLTGGTANFIIWWTLMEGAQGAFYGLFFYGKSLKWASKLDWCYVSLATLVIMLIGTFIFTPLLIQIYFKVPIATQYLAGRWLKIFEIPIRVILTMLVLTQLQRLRDWRQLTGVEK, from the coding sequence ATGTTTTCTAAACCCTTTTTTCCAAAACTTTCAACCAGACAGCTGGTCACTTTGGCCATGCTCATGGCCCTCTCGGTCGTTGTCAGCAAATTTTCCATCCCCATTATTCCTGGCCAACTGACCATCAGCCTGACCTTCATCATCGGAGCAATGATTGGTGCCATCGGCGGTCCGGCCTACGGCTTTATCGCCTTGGCCTTGATTGATATCATCGATAGCCTGACTGGTGGGACTGCCAACTTCATCATCTGGTGGACTCTGATGGAGGGCGCTCAAGGTGCCTTCTACGGCCTCTTCTTTTATGGAAAGTCCCTAAAATGGGCTTCCAAACTGGATTGGTGCTATGTTAGCCTAGCTACTCTGGTCATTATGCTAATCGGAACCTTTATCTTCACGCCCCTCCTAATCCAAATCTATTTTAAAGTTCCCATCGCTACCCAATATCTTGCAGGCCGTTGGCTAAAAATCTTTGAAATCCCCATACGGGTTATCCTCACCATGCTGGTCCTGACCCAGCTTCAAAGATTGCGAGATTGGCGCCAATTAACTGGGGTCGAGAAATGA